Proteins encoded by one window of Aspergillus puulaauensis MK2 DNA, chromosome 4, nearly complete sequence:
- a CDS encoding uncharacterized protein (COG:S;~EggNog:ENOG410PPSU;~InterPro:IPR009598;~PFAM:PF06726), producing the protein MFCLRSWLPLLFIPTNASPLFLISFVTLTYLLHRPCIYCSALLVILFASTCNWSDRCFLNLRADWFAPRYTPYDGTDGFNMTTSQNTSSTLLGMENESLAGYVFETVNNTAKALAGAVVDETQKRVSAGDASCPSTATPAATAADELTGFGLEWLRSLVGRREWTLPCVDVKVRV; encoded by the exons ATGTTCTGTCTCAGGAG CTGgctccccctcctcttcatcccaaCCAACGCCTCCccgctcttcctcatctcttTCGTAACCCTCACCTACCTCCTCCACCGACCATGCATCTACTGCTccgccctcctcgtcattCTCTTCGCATCAACCTGCAACTGGTCCGACCGCTGCTTCCTCAATCTCCGCGCTGACTGGTTCGCCCCGCGGTACACGCCTTACGATGGTACAGACGGTTTCAACATGACCACTTCACAAAACACCTCTTCTACTCTCCTCGGCATGGAAAACGAGTCGCTAGCTGGTTATGTCTTCGAGACGGTAAATAACACCGCGAAAGCACTTGCCGGGGCTGTGGTCGACGAGACTCAAAAACGGGTATCCGCGGGCGACGCCTCTTGTCCTTCGACAGCAACGCCAGCGGCGACCGCTGCTGATGAACTCACTGGATTTGGGCTGGAATGGCTGAGAAGTCTAGTTGGGAGGCGGGAATGGACGCTCCCTTGTGTTGATGTTAAGGTTCGGGTATGA
- a CDS encoding chitin synthase export chaperone (COG:S;~EggNog:ENOG410PIP5;~InterPro:IPR022057;~PFAM:PF12271;~TransMembrane:7 (o51-72i88-107o119-138i150-170o190-215i227-246o258-279i)) encodes MGSTQFGNFNDFCRDSTLPVCNLFVPNNQPPNVAFDGCELVGIPLSGGRNLANLGSILLAFISILVSLVLVWRSDRKQAAVGRREMQIFLLGFAVIEICEIFTVGGFPLDDNVRKGFSAVHVAAITATCWILFLNALVGFQFLDDGTPASLGLFLFSAGILFIGTGYIALDTAFNWTGTFATTETNNYRNIALYVLYQLFPLVCLFAFFALEAYLVVRVLGEFRPMLYLFATTILFAIGQIFNYVISTHLCSATSGKINGALFETLFTLISVVVLWIFWSSITEDDWPMPMSQPVPGYS; translated from the exons ATGGGTTCGACTCAGTTCGGGAATTTCAAC GACTTTTGTCGCGATTCTACCCTTCCAGTCTGCAAT CTTTTTGTACCCAACAACCAGCCCCCTAATGTTGCATTTGATGGGTGCGAGCTCGTTGGAATCCCACTTAGCGGTGGCCGAAACCTTGCGAACCTCG GGTCTATATTGCTCGCGTTTATAAGCATCCTTGTCTCGTTAGTTTTAGTATGGCGATCGGATCGGAAACAAGCCGCTGTTGGGCGGAG GGAAATGCAGATATTCCTGCTGGGCTTTGCCGTCATCGAGATTTGCGAAATATTTACCGTCGGTGGTTTTCCCCTTGACGATAATGTTCGAAAG GGTTTCTCAGCAGTGCACGTTGCTGCGATTACGGCGACCTGCTGGATTCTTTTCCTAAACGCCTTGGTTGGCTTCCAATTCCTCGACGATGGCACCCCTGCTTCACTAGGActgtttctcttctctgcCGGAATTTTATTCATCGGTACGGGGTACATCGCCTTGGACACTGCTTTCAACTGGACCGGCACTTTTGCGACAACCGAGACCAATAATTATCGAAACATCGCGCTCTATGTATTATACCAGCTCTTCCCGCTCGTTTGTCTGTTCGCATTCTTTGCCCTGGAAGCATACCTAGTGGTTCGCGTACTTGGGGAATTCCGACCAATGT TGTATCTCTTCGCGACCACGATTCTTTTCGCCATTGGTCAAATATTCAACTACGTTATCAGCACCCACCTCTGCTCGGCGACAAGCGGAAAGATCAACGGTGCATTGTTCGAGACCCTTTTTACATTAATCTCGGTTGTTGTGCTTTGGATTTTCTGGAGCAGCATCACAGAAGATGACTGGCCCATGCCAATGTCGCAACCCGTGCCGGGATACAGCTAA